From Aspergillus fumigatus Af293 chromosome 5, whole genome shotgun sequence, a single genomic window includes:
- a CDS encoding Rab family GTPase YPT1, with translation MNPEYDYLFKLLLIGDSGVGKSCLLLRFADDTYTESYISTIGVDFKIRTIELDGKTVKLQIWDTAGQERFRTITSSYYRGAHGICVVYDVTDMDSFNNVKQWLQEIDRYATEGVNKLLVGNKSDMEDKKVVEYTVAKEFADSLGIPFLETSAKNASNVEQAFLTMARQIKERMGTATVNNKPTVQVGQGQGVQSGSAGGCC, from the exons ATGAATCCTGA ATACGACTATCTCTTCAAACTCCTTCTCATCGGAGACTCTGGCGTCGGAAAGTCTTGCTTGTTGCTTCGATTCGCCGATGATACGTATACAGAGAGTTATATCTCCACCATCGGGGTCGATTTT AAAATCAGAACTATCGAACTCGATGGGAAGACGGTGAAGCTTCAGATT TGGGACACAGCAGGTCAAGAACGTTTCCGGACCATCACATCGTCTTATTATCGTGGCGCCCATGGCATCTGTGTTGTTTACGACGTGACTGACATGGACTCTTTCAACAACGTGAAGCAGTGGCTTCAGGAAATCGATCGCTACGCAACAGAAGGGGTCAACAAGCTGCTCGTTGGTAACAAGAGCGAtatggaagacaagaaagtCGTGGAGTACACCGTAGCCAAG GAATTCGCCGATAGTCTTGGAATTCCTTTCCTTGAAACCTCAGCCAAGAATGCTTCCAATGTTGAGCAGGCTTTCTTGACCATGGCTCGGCAGATCAAGGAGCGCATGGGAACTGCCACTGTTAACAACAAGCCGACTGTGCAGGTCGGTCAGGGTCAGGGTGTTCAATCTGGATCCGCAGGCGGTTGCTGCTAA